In Sphingobacteriaceae bacterium, the following proteins share a genomic window:
- a CDS encoding isopentenyl-diphosphate delta-isomerase: protein MTEEVILVNEQDQELGTMEKMEAHVKGLLHRAFSVFIFNSKKELLIQQRALSKYHSPALWTNTCCSHPRPGEKTHDAALRRMREEMGMETTLEHMSSFIYKTTFENGLTEFEYDHIYTGKSNEDPIINPKEVNAYKWMSLDDIKSDLKTHPEIYTYWFKLAIEKLF from the coding sequence GTGACCGAAGAAGTTATTTTAGTGAACGAGCAAGACCAGGAGCTCGGAACGATGGAAAAAATGGAAGCCCATGTAAAAGGTTTACTTCACAGAGCTTTCTCCGTTTTTATTTTCAATTCTAAAAAAGAGCTCCTTATACAACAGAGGGCGCTATCCAAATATCATAGTCCCGCTTTGTGGACCAATACCTGCTGTTCGCATCCGCGCCCGGGTGAAAAAACGCATGATGCTGCCTTAAGACGCATGAGAGAAGAAATGGGCATGGAAACCACCCTGGAACACATGAGTAGTTTCATTTACAAAACAACCTTTGAAAATGGATTAACCGAATTTGAATACGATCATATCTATACAGGTAAATCAAATGAAGATCCCATCATTAATCCGAAAGAAGTGAATGCTTATAAATGGATGAGCCTGGATGACATCAAATCAGATCTGAAAACACATCCCGAAATCTACACCTACTGGTTCAAACTGGCAATAGAAAAACTCTTTTAG